In Arcobacter ellisii, a genomic segment contains:
- the mreC gene encoding rod shape-determining protein MreC: MRKFLFIFLFVIASLSYLFEVDELLVKKFTFFNDLKIAYINKVINISTSIEKHFNQASTIDNLRAENNELKEYKILYNTTQKQLDAIKEFLVHVDVNEIKPEIELVKVLSYINFNDFTKVWLDKVPQDEKILGLITENNAAGILVNKNGRSVGLLNGNKDCSYAVFIGEGKNPGIITAGNNPDELLIKFIPIWSEINKGDEVITSGMDNIFFEGLKVGKIVEITNLPDMKIATVKPYINVLKKKYFYSYKNINNSKFEEKTIEEKSEKEKAN; the protein is encoded by the coding sequence ATGCGTAAATTTCTCTTTATTTTTCTATTTGTAATTGCTAGTTTATCTTACCTTTTTGAGGTAGATGAACTATTAGTTAAAAAATTTACTTTTTTTAATGATTTAAAAATTGCATATATAAATAAAGTGATAAATATCTCTACAAGTATTGAAAAGCATTTTAATCAAGCATCTACAATTGACAATCTAAGAGCTGAAAATAACGAACTTAAAGAGTATAAAATTTTATACAATACAACACAAAAACAACTTGATGCAATAAAAGAGTTTTTAGTTCATGTTGATGTAAATGAAATAAAACCAGAAATAGAACTTGTTAAAGTTCTTTCATATATAAACTTCAATGACTTTACAAAAGTTTGGTTAGATAAAGTTCCTCAAGATGAAAAAATCTTAGGATTAATCACAGAAAATAATGCTGCTGGAATTTTAGTAAATAAAAATGGTAGAAGTGTTGGTTTATTAAATGGAAATAAAGATTGTTCATATGCTGTGTTTATTGGTGAAGGTAAAAATCCTGGAATTATAACAGCTGGAAATAATCCGGATGAATTACTAATCAAATTTATCCCTATTTGGTCTGAAATAAATAAAGGTGATGAAGTAATAACTTCAGGAATGGATAATATCTTTTTTGAAGGTTTAAAAGTTGGAAAAATTGTTGAGATTACAAATCTTCCAGATATGAAAATAGCAACCGTAAAACCTTATATAAATGTACTAAAAAAGAAATACTTTTACTCATATAAAAACATAAATAACTCAAAGTTTGAAGAAAAAACTATCGAAGAAAAATCTGAAAAAGAAAAAG